A region from the Kribbella shirazensis genome encodes:
- a CDS encoding SIR2 family protein, with protein MRFNEQGGPVAISSTTESTGHDDHHHHAPNDQCMHCRLDYDFELPQELINAARERELVLFTGAGISTEVSSVFPETVYQIIRSKVDAPEEETLDFPQVMQRYQEKFSRQELVRLIKRKFDYIDSFPQPRHEARKFHRELATMPYLRDIITTNWDTYFEEEAMATPFVSGEDTALYNMPGRRLFKIHGSMTNLASLVITHDDYDRKLEELKSNVMGAFLRQLLATKTVVFVGYSLTDWNFQRLYEALREDMKAYAPKAYMISPFPNPEAEKFNLTLLQTSASPRNVGVVTVSG; from the coding sequence CACGCACCGAATGATCAATGTATGCACTGCCGCCTCGACTATGATTTCGAGCTACCGCAGGAGCTGATCAATGCCGCACGGGAGCGAGAACTCGTGCTTTTCACGGGGGCGGGCATAAGCACCGAAGTATCATCGGTGTTCCCGGAGACCGTCTATCAGATCATTCGATCCAAGGTTGATGCTCCCGAAGAAGAGACGCTTGATTTTCCGCAGGTAATGCAGCGCTACCAGGAGAAGTTCAGTCGTCAGGAGCTTGTTCGGTTAATCAAAAGAAAGTTTGACTACATCGACTCCTTCCCGCAACCACGTCACGAGGCTCGGAAATTTCATCGCGAGTTGGCGACAATGCCATACCTTCGTGACATTATCACCACGAACTGGGATACCTATTTCGAGGAAGAGGCGATGGCGACGCCATTCGTCAGCGGCGAAGATACAGCCTTGTATAACATGCCTGGCCGCCGCCTCTTCAAGATCCATGGTTCTATGACAAACCTAGCTTCATTGGTGATCACCCACGATGACTATGATCGCAAGCTAGAAGAGCTAAAGTCTAATGTTATGGGCGCATTTCTGAGACAGCTTCTTGCGACCAAAACGGTGGTCTTTGTCGGATATTCTCTCACCGATTGGAACTTTCAACGCCTGTACGAAGCGTTGCGTGAAGACATGAAGGCGTACGCGCCGAAAGCGTACATGATCTCCCCTTTTCCCAACCCAGAGGCAGAGAAGTTCAATCTAACCCTGCTTCAAACTAGTGCCTCTCCAAGAAACGTTGGGGTTGTAACCGTGTCGGGTTGA
- a CDS encoding IS630 family transposase, which yields MARQPEVFVRQLEPEEAQRLVKITRTTKDRVRLRRAGVVLASAQGRSAADAAEMFAMKPQYAREVIHAFNEQGFAALDPKWSGGRPARFGPPVRETVCRIAKTPPQQLARPFTTWSLSKLVEYLAEHKSIRISTESVRQILRAAGVRWQATKTWKASKDPDFTQKMARVLDLYDHPPADGRVICVDEFGPLNLQPRPGRGWFPIGRPARLRATFNRTGGIRHMFAALDLATGQMFYRFRDRKRFTEFLGFLKQLRARFPAGRLYVVCDNFSPHKKTEVATWCADNQIELVFTPSNASWLNWIECEFTALRYFTLDGSDYPSHTAQENAIAGYIRWKNKRAQAKTRFAIDSKIRRPDYLPNVA from the coding sequence ATGGCTCGACAGCCTGAGGTGTTCGTGCGCCAGCTCGAACCGGAGGAAGCGCAGCGTCTGGTGAAGATCACGCGAACCACGAAGGATCGGGTCCGGTTGCGTCGGGCCGGGGTCGTTCTGGCGTCGGCGCAGGGCAGGAGTGCGGCAGATGCGGCGGAGATGTTCGCGATGAAGCCGCAGTATGCGCGGGAGGTGATCCACGCGTTCAACGAGCAGGGGTTCGCGGCGCTGGACCCAAAATGGAGCGGGGGCCGGCCGGCGAGGTTCGGTCCCCCGGTTCGTGAAACGGTCTGCCGGATCGCCAAGACCCCACCGCAGCAACTGGCGCGCCCGTTCACCACGTGGAGCCTGTCGAAGCTGGTCGAGTACCTGGCTGAGCACAAGAGCATCCGGATCAGCACCGAGTCGGTTCGCCAGATCCTTCGCGCGGCAGGCGTCAGGTGGCAGGCGACCAAGACCTGGAAGGCCAGCAAGGACCCGGACTTCACCCAAAAGATGGCCCGCGTCCTGGACCTGTACGACCATCCGCCAGCCGACGGCCGGGTGATCTGTGTTGACGAGTTCGGTCCGCTGAACCTGCAGCCGCGCCCGGGCAGGGGCTGGTTTCCCATCGGACGCCCGGCTCGATTGCGGGCCACCTTCAACCGCACCGGCGGAATCCGGCACATGTTCGCCGCGCTGGATCTGGCCACCGGGCAGATGTTCTACCGGTTCCGCGACCGCAAACGCTTCACCGAGTTCCTCGGCTTCCTCAAGCAACTCCGCGCCCGGTTCCCGGCCGGCAGGCTGTACGTCGTGTGCGACAACTTCTCACCGCACAAGAAGACCGAGGTCGCCACCTGGTGCGCAGACAACCAGATCGAGTTGGTGTTCACGCCGAGCAACGCGTCCTGGCTGAACTGGATCGAGTGCGAGTTCACCGCCCTGCGGTACTTCACCCTCGACGGCAGCGACTACCCCAGCCACACCGCACAGGAGAACGCGATCGCCGGCTACATCCGCTGGAAGAACAAGCGAGCGCAAGCCAAGACACGCTTCGCCATCGACTCCAAGATCCGCCGACCGGATTACCTACCCAACGTTGCTTGA